A single Crateriforma conspicua DNA region contains:
- a CDS encoding DUF1559 family PulG-like putative transporter, whose product MNEVPIGESNGRHSHSFFRDRTFGLRLASLPIALLLAKTALTHLSQPHVFLATLAAYRLLPGWSLTPIAFGLPAVQLLIGVKLVQSLQVNWYRIASLLFMTFFVVQATALYRGLEISCGCFGYSTSKISPASALLPLCLSLYTALLGHFGGHVSKFSDPASESVYPANEPTPLRSAFTLLELIVVLAITAILTGLVLMGVQSTRESSRQTTCKNRLRQIALGSQMHVGAHKHFPTNGWGFRWVGIDSRGFGVQQPGGWCFNLLPFVELESWRSMFNGDANHLNGSDLFDREVSLFRCPSRPGPEIGPCSNATQPFNAVTIKAVAKTDFAICEGDFITDSREGPGDTSSLGQDLYEWPGTEKATGISFQRSRIRPRDVTAGLSNTYLIGEKHVSRTNYEGTGDRGYDQSLASGVDVDLSRWCHLHPGPDSDFPDRYRIFGSAHPSGFHMSFCDGAVRHVSYNIDLAVHHESGTRQSGARN is encoded by the coding sequence ATGAATGAGGTACCGATCGGCGAATCCAACGGGCGACACAGCCACTCATTTTTCCGAGACCGGACGTTTGGGCTGCGACTGGCATCACTCCCAATCGCACTGTTGCTGGCGAAAACTGCCTTGACGCATCTATCGCAGCCTCACGTCTTCCTGGCAACACTTGCTGCGTATCGGCTTTTGCCTGGCTGGTCATTAACGCCTATCGCCTTCGGTTTACCTGCCGTTCAGTTGTTGATCGGTGTCAAGTTGGTTCAATCGCTTCAGGTCAACTGGTATCGAATTGCCAGCCTGCTTTTCATGACCTTCTTTGTCGTGCAAGCAACTGCGCTATATCGCGGACTGGAGATCTCTTGTGGCTGTTTCGGCTACTCGACCAGCAAAATATCGCCGGCCTCTGCGCTACTGCCTCTATGTTTATCTTTGTACACAGCATTGCTGGGCCATTTTGGTGGACATGTTTCCAAGTTTTCGGACCCTGCATCGGAATCGGTTTACCCAGCGAACGAACCCACGCCATTGCGATCGGCCTTCACGCTTCTGGAGTTGATCGTCGTCTTGGCGATCACTGCAATTTTGACGGGATTGGTCCTGATGGGTGTGCAGTCAACTCGGGAATCCTCGCGACAAACAACGTGTAAGAATCGACTTCGTCAGATTGCTCTGGGCTCACAGATGCATGTGGGTGCACACAAGCATTTCCCAACCAATGGTTGGGGGTTTCGCTGGGTTGGAATCGACTCCAGGGGTTTCGGAGTACAACAGCCAGGTGGGTGGTGTTTTAATCTTCTTCCTTTTGTTGAACTGGAATCCTGGCGTTCAATGTTTAACGGGGACGCCAACCATTTGAACGGCTCTGATCTATTTGATAGGGAGGTGTCTCTCTTCCGGTGCCCGTCGCGACCAGGCCCTGAAATCGGTCCCTGCTCGAATGCAACCCAACCGTTCAATGCGGTGACCATTAAGGCTGTGGCCAAAACCGACTTCGCGATTTGCGAAGGAGACTTCATCACGGATTCCAGGGAAGGTCCCGGCGACACTTCCTCGCTCGGCCAAGATCTTTACGAATGGCCTGGTACCGAAAAGGCAACGGGGATCTCGTTCCAACGAAGTCGAATCCGGCCGCGTGATGTGACCGCCGGACTTTCAAATACTTATTTGATCGGTGAAAAGCACGTGTCACGCACCAACTATGAAGGCACAGGTGACCGTGGGTATGACCAAAGTTTGGCTTCTGGCGTGGATGTCGATCTATCTCGTTGGTGCCATTTGCATCCAGGCCCAGACAGCGACTTCCCGGACCGTTATCGCATTTTTGGCAGTGCACACCCCTCGGGGTTTCACATGTCATTTTGCGACGGCGCAGTGCGACATGTGTCGTATAACATTGATCTTGCGGTCCATCATGAAAGCGGTACGCGACAGAGCGGTGCACGGAATTGA
- a CDS encoding rhodanese-like domain-containing protein — protein MQYVVSRQGSTAKQLCDLLGEYGLDAEGYAGLSLLDLKVSGTPWLANVRKRSDSREYDHWICVYFENETLMVIDGHKKAREMSITRFLASWNGFAITQSSAMKLPTAARVLFYVSLILPCLWVPQQLNRTSFLAYAMPVLWIIGLTLVVQTKPSQITKASSLALAPWNHFPQSAATERELASAISRSDVQLVDARLTSDFAAGSVPTAINLPVDLSMAELDQRAGRLDPSLPTIVFCQSRQCNFDDSVAARLVAIGFEDVRTCQVGWREYCEARKPKSAGDTNE, from the coding sequence GTGCAATACGTTGTTTCCCGTCAGGGAAGCACTGCAAAACAGCTTTGCGATTTGCTGGGCGAATATGGTCTCGATGCGGAAGGCTATGCGGGCTTATCGCTACTTGATTTAAAGGTTTCGGGAACACCCTGGCTGGCAAACGTTCGAAAGCGATCGGACTCTCGTGAATATGACCATTGGATATGCGTCTATTTCGAAAACGAAACCTTGATGGTCATCGATGGGCACAAGAAAGCCCGCGAAATGTCGATCACGCGTTTTCTTGCAAGCTGGAATGGATTCGCAATCACCCAGTCTTCGGCGATGAAACTGCCGACCGCCGCAAGAGTTCTTTTCTACGTTTCACTGATTTTGCCATGTCTTTGGGTGCCCCAACAACTCAACCGCACGAGTTTCCTAGCCTACGCCATGCCGGTCCTTTGGATCATTGGATTGACTTTGGTCGTACAAACAAAACCGTCGCAGATTACGAAAGCCTCGTCGTTGGCCCTCGCACCCTGGAACCATTTTCCGCAGAGTGCTGCGACCGAGCGAGAACTTGCCAGTGCAATTTCGCGAAGTGATGTTCAGTTGGTCGACGCGCGTCTGACTTCCGACTTCGCAGCAGGATCTGTTCCGACCGCCATCAACTTGCCCGTCGATCTTTCCATGGCAGAATTGGATCAACGCGCAGGGCGTCTGGACCCAAGTCTTCCGACGATCGTTTTCTGCCAGAGCCGGCAGTGCAATTTTGATGATAGTGTGGCAGCCAGACTCGTGGCGATCGGCTTTGAAGATGTTCGGACCTGCCAGGTTGGCTGGCGCGAGTACTGTGAAGCGAGAAAACCGAAGTCGGCGGGTGATACCAATGAATGA
- the mutS gene encoding DNA mismatch repair protein MutS, giving the protein MTPMMKQYHEAKTACGDALLLFRMGDFYELFLEDAETAARVLGLTLTSRDKDSANPTAMAGFPHHQLDQYLHKLIRAGYRAAVCEQVEDPKQAKGLVRREITRVVSAGTLTDDGLLDPREANYLACVFLPPAKSDNADDPIVGLAWAELSSGRFEAGVFPRHRLEDELERIGPAEVLYREDDGRFSPDTTAPWSWTRRPAWTFAQDAAEETLCKQLGVHNLDGFGFATEDAPAIAAAGAVMTYLQETQPSGLDHFRSLTSHRQSRVLQIDAASRRSLEITRTLRTASREGSLLDVIDCTCTPMGSRMLGDWVAGPLIEIDPINHRLDAVEEFVNNENLRDDIRATLKQTFDLTRLLARLATGRTGPRDLQQVARTLAGLPTLKARLTGRKPAQLVQIESSLHLCPELRSKLERGLADECPLSAADGNFIREGYDEELDQLRDLAKGGKEWIAAYQQRQMDETGITNLKVGYNRVFGYYLEVSNAHRDSVPDDFIRKQTLKNAERYITPELKEYEEKVLAADEKAAAREQHLFQELRTATHQHLAILQEVADAMAQLDVLAALAEIASHRGWVRPQLTDDSVLRIENGRHPVLDITMPQGEFVPNDCVHSPEAGMILLITGPNMAGKSTYIRQVALITLLAQTGCFVPADKAEIGLTDRIFARVGASDELNRGQSTFMVEMVETARILNTATSRSLVILDEIGRGTSTYDGLSLAWAITEYLHEQIGCRTLFATHYHELTQLEEMLPRVANLNVAVKEWNDEVVFLHRIVSGGADKSYGIHVARLAGVPKAVGERAKDVLAQLEADHRDAFDRPTISAPDDNPGGGQFQLTLFGFADHPLLEDLQKLDVNAMTPMDALQFLQEAKEKLKSARV; this is encoded by the coding sequence ATGACACCAATGATGAAACAGTATCACGAGGCGAAGACAGCCTGTGGCGATGCCCTGCTGCTGTTTCGCATGGGCGACTTCTATGAATTATTTCTGGAGGACGCCGAAACGGCCGCCCGGGTCTTGGGGCTGACTCTGACCAGCCGGGACAAGGATAGCGCCAATCCCACGGCAATGGCGGGCTTTCCCCACCACCAGTTGGACCAGTACCTGCACAAATTGATTCGTGCGGGCTATCGCGCTGCGGTGTGCGAACAGGTTGAAGATCCCAAGCAGGCCAAAGGGCTGGTCCGCCGGGAAATCACCCGCGTCGTCAGCGCCGGCACGCTGACCGACGACGGTTTGCTGGATCCCCGCGAAGCCAATTATTTGGCCTGCGTTTTCCTGCCACCCGCCAAATCCGACAACGCGGACGATCCGATCGTCGGCTTGGCCTGGGCCGAACTTTCCAGCGGACGTTTCGAAGCCGGCGTGTTCCCACGACACCGCTTGGAAGATGAACTGGAACGCATCGGGCCGGCCGAAGTGCTGTATCGCGAAGACGACGGCCGGTTTTCCCCCGACACCACCGCCCCGTGGTCCTGGACACGCCGACCGGCATGGACGTTTGCCCAGGACGCCGCCGAAGAAACGCTGTGCAAACAGTTAGGCGTGCACAATCTGGACGGCTTCGGATTCGCCACCGAAGACGCACCGGCGATCGCCGCCGCCGGCGCGGTGATGACCTACCTGCAAGAAACCCAGCCGTCGGGTCTGGATCACTTTCGGTCTCTGACATCGCACCGCCAAAGCCGCGTCTTGCAAATTGATGCGGCCAGCCGACGTAGCCTGGAGATCACACGAACCCTGCGGACGGCATCGCGTGAGGGATCGCTGTTGGACGTGATCGACTGCACCTGCACGCCGATGGGTTCGCGAATGCTGGGCGACTGGGTGGCCGGTCCGCTGATCGAAATCGATCCGATCAACCACCGTTTGGATGCGGTCGAAGAATTCGTCAACAACGAAAATCTGCGAGACGATATCCGCGCGACTTTGAAGCAAACGTTCGACCTGACACGACTGCTTGCCCGATTGGCGACGGGTCGAACCGGGCCTCGTGATTTGCAGCAAGTCGCTCGGACGCTGGCCGGGCTGCCGACGCTAAAAGCTCGCTTGACCGGCCGTAAACCGGCACAGTTGGTGCAGATCGAATCATCGCTGCATCTGTGTCCCGAACTGCGTTCGAAGCTGGAACGTGGCTTGGCCGACGAATGCCCGCTGTCGGCCGCCGACGGTAACTTCATCCGCGAAGGCTACGACGAAGAACTGGATCAGCTGCGAGATCTGGCCAAAGGCGGCAAAGAATGGATTGCCGCGTATCAACAACGCCAAATGGACGAAACCGGCATCACCAATTTGAAGGTCGGTTATAACCGCGTGTTCGGGTATTACCTGGAAGTCAGCAACGCACATCGTGACAGCGTCCCGGACGACTTTATCCGCAAACAAACGCTGAAGAACGCCGAACGGTACATTACACCGGAGCTGAAAGAGTACGAAGAAAAGGTGTTGGCCGCCGACGAAAAGGCCGCTGCACGCGAACAGCACCTCTTCCAAGAACTTCGGACCGCGACCCATCAGCATTTGGCGATCCTGCAAGAAGTCGCCGATGCGATGGCACAGCTGGACGTGCTGGCGGCATTGGCCGAAATCGCCAGCCATCGCGGATGGGTGCGCCCCCAGTTGACCGACGATTCAGTCCTGCGGATCGAAAACGGACGTCACCCGGTGCTGGACATCACCATGCCTCAGGGCGAATTCGTTCCCAACGACTGTGTGCATTCGCCCGAAGCGGGCATGATCCTGTTGATCACCGGCCCCAACATGGCGGGCAAGAGCACGTACATTCGCCAAGTCGCACTGATCACGCTGTTGGCACAAACCGGCTGCTTCGTGCCTGCCGACAAGGCGGAAATCGGGCTGACCGACCGGATCTTTGCCCGCGTCGGTGCCAGCGATGAACTGAATCGCGGGCAAAGTACGTTCATGGTGGAGATGGTCGAAACGGCGCGGATCCTGAACACCGCGACGTCACGCAGTCTGGTCATTCTGGACGAGATCGGACGCGGAACCAGCACCTATGACGGCCTCTCGCTGGCATGGGCGATCACCGAATACCTGCACGAACAGATCGGTTGCCGGACACTGTTCGCAACCCACTATCACGAACTGACGCAACTGGAAGAAATGCTTCCGCGGGTTGCCAATTTGAACGTCGCCGTCAAGGAATGGAACGACGAAGTCGTGTTTCTGCATCGCATCGTCAGCGGTGGTGCGGACAAAAGTTACGGCATTCACGTTGCACGTTTGGCGGGCGTCCCCAAAGCCGTTGGCGAACGCGCCAAAGATGTTTTGGCACAGTTGGAAGCGGATCACCGCGACGCGTTTGATCGTCCGACCATCAGCGCCCCGGATGACAACCCAGGCGGCGGACAATTTCAATTGACGCTGTTCGGTTTCGCGGATCATCCGCTGCTGGAAGATCTGCAGAAACTGGACGTCAATGCGATGACGCCGATGGACGCGTTGCAATTTTTGCAGGAAGCAAAAGAAAAGCTAAAATCAGCCCGCGTCTGA
- a CDS encoding ArnT family glycosyltransferase, producing the protein MPIILYTTLQIANVYIASPTVDEPGHLVAGLSHWELGNFDVYRVNPPLPRLVGSLPVWLIGYVPPLDEFTRDQKKRTEFDLGRSYICDSGPDAYWHFVLGRIALIPFGWIGITTTWLWATSLFGRKAAMVSAMLYATSPNLLAHGGLLTPDATATAMGLLAGYRFHRWLSARDMANLFYATVALGTAQLCKHTFLVFYPLMVVLILADSCRRGTHWRSLFSGVAACLALIVGSLFIVNLGYGFEDFGRPLNQYQFVSRLFRGNEVDSSTKWVRDGSQVHPLDKDRHRFSNVPLLSDLRVPLPGNYVRGLDHQQADFESGMNSYSLGRLRDHGWPYFYGLAMGLKTPIGTLLLIPLSLAIRPLFRRHADWLPLAFAVAIHVAAATKGGFTMHYRYVLPAIPFVFVFAGRAVTVGGFRSTIAWARFGAAVTGSVLSWPNHLAYSNAFTIGQQKGWFLLDSNLDWGQDLRRLQWWKETEANGSSVYVGSFNHFDVGVLSGGKLKNLLPDHLVLLGSDSDRDLGSKPRPSDYCAISVNQLRELGKPIYTCDAKPWVIDPLWLRRVRRLTPVAEVGETYKIYTFQQLHSISQSH; encoded by the coding sequence GTGCCGATCATCCTTTACACGACGCTGCAGATTGCCAATGTCTACATTGCCAGCCCAACGGTTGACGAGCCGGGCCATTTGGTTGCCGGTCTGTCTCATTGGGAACTTGGGAACTTTGACGTCTATCGGGTGAATCCCCCTCTGCCCCGACTGGTTGGTAGTTTGCCCGTGTGGCTGATCGGGTACGTGCCGCCGCTGGATGAATTCACTCGTGATCAAAAGAAACGAACTGAATTCGATCTTGGACGTAGTTACATCTGCGATAGCGGCCCCGATGCTTACTGGCATTTCGTTTTGGGTCGCATCGCGCTGATTCCGTTCGGATGGATTGGAATCACAACGACATGGTTGTGGGCGACATCTTTGTTTGGACGTAAAGCTGCAATGGTGTCGGCAATGTTATATGCGACCTCGCCCAATCTGCTAGCACACGGCGGGCTGCTGACTCCAGACGCTACGGCAACCGCAATGGGCTTGCTTGCCGGATACCGGTTCCATCGATGGCTGTCCGCGCGAGACATGGCCAACCTTTTCTACGCGACCGTTGCCTTGGGGACGGCGCAGCTTTGCAAACACACGTTTCTTGTCTTTTATCCCCTGATGGTGGTGCTTATTCTCGCCGACTCCTGCCGCCGCGGTACTCATTGGAGAAGTCTGTTTTCCGGTGTCGCCGCATGCCTGGCGTTAATTGTTGGCTCGCTTTTCATTGTCAACTTGGGGTATGGCTTTGAGGACTTCGGTCGTCCTCTGAATCAGTATCAGTTCGTTAGCCGTCTATTCCGTGGCAATGAAGTCGATTCATCAACGAAGTGGGTGCGAGATGGAAGCCAAGTGCATCCCTTGGACAAAGACCGTCACCGCTTTTCAAATGTGCCGCTGTTGTCAGACCTACGCGTGCCGCTTCCTGGAAACTACGTTCGAGGCCTGGATCACCAACAGGCTGATTTTGAAAGCGGCATGAACTCTTACAGCCTGGGGCGATTGCGGGACCACGGTTGGCCCTACTTCTATGGGCTTGCGATGGGGCTCAAGACACCCATCGGCACGCTTCTCTTAATTCCTCTCTCATTGGCAATCAGACCTCTGTTTCGAAGACATGCCGATTGGCTGCCACTGGCTTTTGCGGTGGCGATTCACGTTGCAGCCGCGACAAAGGGCGGATTTACCATGCATTATCGGTATGTGTTGCCGGCCATACCCTTTGTTTTCGTCTTCGCAGGTCGCGCCGTGACAGTAGGCGGATTCCGAAGCACGATCGCCTGGGCGCGTTTTGGGGCGGCAGTCACTGGCTCGGTGCTATCTTGGCCGAATCATCTCGCGTATTCCAATGCGTTCACAATCGGCCAGCAGAAAGGTTGGTTTCTTCTGGATAGCAACCTGGACTGGGGACAAGACCTTCGACGCTTGCAGTGGTGGAAGGAAACTGAAGCCAACGGCAGTTCAGTCTACGTTGGCTCATTCAACCACTTTGACGTCGGCGTTCTTTCCGGGGGTAAGCTAAAAAACCTGCTTCCAGATCACTTGGTGCTTCTTGGCAGTGACTCCGACCGTGACCTGGGCTCGAAGCCACGTCCGAGTGACTACTGCGCAATCAGCGTCAACCAGCTTCGAGAACTCGGGAAGCCCATTTACACCTGCGATGCCAAACCCTGGGTCATCGATCCGCTATGGCTGAGACGAGTGAGACGCTTAACGCCGGTGGCAGAGGTCGGAGAAACCTACAAGATCTACACCTTTCAACAATTGCATTCGATCTCCCAGAGCCATTGA
- a CDS encoding secretin N-terminal domain-containing protein codes for MRRSFTRACAAALLMAQTGWVAAQYPNPVPVSQTVGQAAADAPQLKKLRVPGSAARQIATTMSLRYRDVPGISIQPDPQNNQVVVLAPAREHGRIASEVRKLVTSAVQPASAQTEGPLKVQLTAVTWREFEDAIAQVIPEGTPVTTSRNGERAAFQLTSAPLTGTTVQVDRRLNTVTVIAPQPAVQGWQEMIDAIDGGIRSSGDVMQLVRLQNADPAPIQRAIRLLREVESNQAEAMAAIPAPAGRLAQMPLQNAMFQAPAPQNGGDAGEAPQEGEDIGAQGVAGDTELQFIPELGMIIIKGAKKDVQRVREIISEIERQSELTRPEVEVVRLEHADANAVETLLQQLYEDVLSTRQGEVSITSLDTPNALLLIGRQEAIASLMDLIQKIDQPINENDRLRVFRLQHASAVDAEETIRGFFTEQPGSSDDPRPGLGIRVRISADYRTNSLIVSASQRDLAEVTRLINELDVQQIAAQSEIRTFTLRNTLAEDLADTLNEIIAPGEGDEASTPSTTLSIVKLGSEGSEQLDSGVLVGAVVTADTNTNTIIVKAPSTSMPLIGELIRQLDRPADVESLVKVFTLENGDATNLTTALQSLFGDDAATSGTSVGAGNLADSTASESSLTPLRFSAEIRTNSIVASGSAEDLEVVESILLRLDSEGFAERITEVIWLRHQDATQMAEALQQYVSSRSQSQNQYTQFQQGGLGPFDMLDRDLIVVPEDRTNSLIISVAPRLYPDIRRLVDRLDRRPPMIMVKTVIAEVRLNDRFEIGGELGLQDSLLFDRDIAGGATGVPPYSDNGYNFNGTNLPNINNVFPNTLASRGVTTFGVGTSSADAGVGGFVLNAASESVNMLFRTLQTAGRLQIISRPQITTADNTEALIQVGQDVARPQDVVVTNNNTAIGVEDVSVGLILRIFPRVGSDGQIYMEIDAERSAINNTDPGQVIGNFDGAPVVVPPIDITRAQSTLTAYSGQTVIFGGLIQKTRENVTRRVPYLSNIPLLGYMFKYDEETEARSELLLVMTPMLINGEEDLEYIKQTESSRMSWCLADVVEAHGDVGLSHGYGLWGPAVGPTIYPDMTPTIDGVMQEQIISQQVVDGNATGEACVQEGAIIQSQPVELNDGMMIQPQPYQPPAGAEIPFESTIPADAPIMTAPSAMQAPTQPRAPQRIHSPENIQPPVTMTPASPVSHRMPTSGVQPSPAMMQSGSAGQSGNVGGFQLPSSGRAAANPEPVVAPIPTDAMRQASWNSQSSWSSPAPAGTTPQATQSGKVIRLGQGATENSVNASDTTGQEPAKPKRRFPKVSPLSWLR; via the coding sequence ATGCGTCGCTCCTTCACTCGGGCATGTGCCGCGGCCCTGCTGATGGCCCAGACCGGATGGGTGGCTGCCCAGTATCCGAATCCAGTGCCGGTCAGCCAAACGGTTGGCCAGGCGGCAGCCGATGCGCCGCAGCTGAAAAAGCTTCGCGTTCCCGGTTCGGCCGCGCGACAAATCGCAACGACGATGAGTTTGCGATATCGCGATGTGCCGGGCATCTCCATCCAGCCCGACCCGCAAAACAACCAAGTCGTCGTGTTGGCACCGGCCCGCGAACACGGCCGGATCGCCAGCGAAGTTCGAAAGCTGGTGACATCCGCGGTGCAACCGGCATCGGCCCAGACCGAAGGCCCGTTGAAAGTCCAGCTGACCGCGGTGACGTGGCGCGAATTCGAAGACGCCATCGCTCAGGTGATCCCCGAAGGCACGCCGGTAACGACCAGTCGCAATGGCGAACGGGCGGCTTTCCAATTGACCAGTGCTCCCCTGACTGGAACCACGGTCCAGGTGGATCGCCGGCTGAATACGGTCACCGTCATCGCGCCCCAGCCCGCCGTCCAGGGTTGGCAAGAGATGATTGATGCGATCGACGGCGGCATCCGTTCATCCGGCGACGTGATGCAGTTGGTGCGATTGCAGAACGCTGATCCGGCACCCATCCAACGCGCGATTCGGTTGCTACGCGAAGTCGAATCGAACCAAGCCGAAGCGATGGCCGCGATCCCCGCACCGGCCGGCCGATTGGCACAGATGCCACTTCAAAACGCCATGTTCCAAGCGCCCGCCCCACAAAACGGCGGCGACGCGGGGGAAGCACCGCAAGAGGGCGAAGATATCGGCGCCCAGGGTGTTGCCGGTGATACGGAACTGCAGTTCATTCCCGAACTGGGCATGATCATCATCAAGGGGGCCAAGAAGGACGTCCAACGTGTCCGCGAGATCATCAGTGAGATCGAACGTCAAAGCGAATTGACGCGGCCCGAGGTCGAAGTCGTTCGCCTAGAACATGCCGACGCCAATGCCGTGGAAACCTTGCTGCAACAGTTATACGAAGACGTTTTGTCGACGCGACAAGGCGAAGTCAGCATCACATCGTTGGACACGCCAAACGCGTTGCTGTTGATCGGACGCCAGGAAGCGATCGCCAGCTTGATGGACTTGATCCAAAAGATTGATCAACCCATCAATGAGAACGATCGTTTGCGGGTGTTTCGTTTGCAACACGCATCGGCCGTCGACGCGGAAGAAACCATTCGCGGCTTCTTCACCGAACAACCCGGCAGTAGTGACGACCCGCGGCCTGGACTGGGCATCCGTGTTCGTATCAGTGCCGATTATCGCACCAACAGTTTGATCGTCAGTGCTTCGCAGCGTGACTTGGCCGAGGTGACTCGTCTGATCAACGAATTGGACGTGCAGCAGATCGCGGCACAAAGCGAGATCCGCACATTCACGCTTCGCAATACTCTTGCCGAAGACTTGGCCGACACGCTGAACGAAATCATCGCCCCGGGGGAAGGTGACGAAGCGTCCACACCGTCGACGACGCTTTCGATCGTCAAACTGGGCAGCGAAGGCAGCGAGCAATTGGACAGTGGCGTCTTGGTGGGAGCCGTTGTCACCGCCGATACGAACACCAATACGATCATCGTCAAAGCACCATCGACCAGCATGCCGCTGATCGGTGAACTGATCCGGCAATTGGACCGTCCGGCCGACGTTGAGTCATTGGTGAAGGTCTTCACGCTGGAAAACGGCGACGCGACCAACCTGACCACGGCACTGCAATCGTTGTTCGGCGATGACGCCGCGACATCGGGCACCAGTGTCGGTGCGGGCAACTTGGCCGATTCGACGGCATCGGAAAGCTCGCTGACCCCGCTGCGGTTCAGCGCCGAAATTCGCACCAACAGCATCGTCGCCAGCGGTAGTGCGGAAGACTTGGAAGTCGTCGAAAGCATTCTGTTGCGTTTGGACAGCGAAGGTTTTGCCGAACGAATCACCGAAGTGATCTGGCTGCGTCACCAAGACGCCACGCAAATGGCCGAAGCCTTGCAACAGTACGTCAGTTCGCGAAGCCAGTCCCAGAACCAATACACCCAATTCCAACAAGGCGGTCTGGGACCGTTCGACATGCTGGACCGCGACTTGATCGTCGTGCCGGAAGACCGCACCAACAGCCTGATCATCAGCGTCGCTCCGCGGTTGTATCCCGACATTCGGCGTCTGGTCGATCGATTGGACCGTCGTCCGCCGATGATCATGGTCAAAACCGTGATCGCCGAAGTCCGTTTGAATGATCGATTCGAAATCGGTGGTGAACTGGGCCTGCAGGACTCGCTGTTGTTCGACCGTGACATCGCGGGCGGTGCGACCGGCGTCCCGCCGTACAGCGACAACGGATACAACTTCAACGGAACCAACCTGCCGAACATCAACAACGTGTTCCCCAACACACTGGCCTCACGCGGCGTGACCACGTTCGGTGTGGGGACGTCCAGTGCGGATGCCGGTGTGGGTGGATTCGTGCTGAATGCGGCCAGCGAATCGGTCAACATGTTGTTCCGTACCCTGCAAACCGCCGGCCGATTGCAAATCATCAGCCGTCCGCAGATCACCACCGCGGACAACACCGAAGCGTTGATCCAGGTCGGCCAGGACGTTGCACGGCCCCAAGACGTCGTCGTGACGAACAACAACACGGCGATCGGCGTCGAAGACGTCAGCGTCGGTTTGATCCTGCGAATCTTTCCGCGTGTCGGATCGGACGGCCAGATCTATATGGAGATCGATGCCGAACGATCGGCCATCAACAACACCGACCCGGGACAAGTGATCGGTAACTTCGATGGTGCACCTGTCGTCGTCCCGCCGATCGACATCACTCGGGCTCAATCGACGTTGACCGCATACAGCGGACAAACCGTGATCTTCGGCGGTCTGATTCAAAAGACCCGAGAGAACGTGACACGACGCGTGCCCTACCTGTCGAACATCCCGCTGCTGGGATACATGTTCAAGTATGACGAGGAAACGGAAGCACGTAGCGAGCTGCTGCTGGTCATGACGCCGATGCTGATCAACGGCGAAGAGGATTTGGAATACATCAAGCAGACCGAATCCAGCCGCATGTCCTGGTGCTTGGCCGACGTGGTCGAAGCTCACGGTGACGTCGGACTGAGCCATGGCTATGGACTGTGGGGACCCGCGGTTGGTCCGACGATCTATCCCGATATGACACCGACCATTGATGGTGTGATGCAGGAACAAATCATCAGCCAACAAGTGGTCGATGGAAACGCGACCGGCGAAGCTTGTGTCCAGGAAGGTGCGATCATCCAATCCCAACCCGTTGAATTGAACGACGGAATGATGATCCAGCCGCAACCGTATCAGCCGCCCGCTGGTGCTGAGATTCCCTTTGAATCGACGATTCCCGCCGATGCACCGATCATGACCGCACCGTCGGCCATGCAAGCACCAACGCAGCCGCGTGCACCCCAGCGGATTCATTCGCCCGAAAATATCCAGCCGCCCGTCACGATGACGCCGGCATCACCGGTCAGTCACCGCATGCCGACATCCGGCGTTCAGCCGTCACCGGCAATGATGCAAAGTGGATCGGCCGGTCAAAGCGGCAATGTGGGCGGATTCCAACTGCCCTCAAGCGGCCGTGCCGCGGCAAACCCTGAACCCGTCGTGGCACCGATCCCGACCGACGCGATGCGTCAGGCATCTTGGAATTCGCAGTCCAGTTGGTCGTCGCCAGCCCCAGCCGGCACCACGCCGCAGGCAACCCAAAGCGGCAAAGTGATTCGTCTGGGACAAGGGGCCACCGAGAATTCCGTCAACGCGAGTGACACGACCGGACAAGAACCGGCCAAGCCCAAGCGTCGTTTCCCCAAGGTTTCGCCTTTGTCTTGGCTGCGATAG